DNA from Macrobrachium nipponense isolate FS-2020 chromosome 29, ASM1510439v2, whole genome shotgun sequence:
CTAATCTTctcatggagaagatgggcagTATTGTGGACTCGAGATTCCAATCGATGTCCTCTCAGCTCGCCTCAGGTTTAGAGACATTGGGGTagtccatcctgtctctggctCAGAGACTACAGACTCAGGAGAGCTTGCTGGCCGGACTTATCCAGTCCGGAGGCACACAGCAGTCCTTTATTGTGCCGGATGCATCTAAGCTCCTGTCCCGTGGAAGATTACGAGTTCTTCCCAGCGGACCTCcaatttcccttcccaggctATGCTCGGTTAGCTGAGGAAGCGTTTGTCAGGGTAGACAGGGTCCCAAAGGAGACTGTGATCTATCCTAGGGATCAGGCACGgtcggcatgggtccgcaccctttcGGAATGGGATTGCGTGAACACCAAGTTGACGCCACACAAAGGTTGCTACACCATGTTCGTGGTGGGGGATAACATCCCGAAACCTTGCACATCTAAGATCGCGGAGTTAACTCTGCAGGCCGGAATGGAGGAGAAGCCAATGCCTCAGCTTCGAGAGACAGAGCctacctctctgctctttcccggagatttgGAGTGCTGGGTGGGCGCTCCGGAAATGTTCACAGTGGGCAAACTTGATCTGGAGTGTGCTTCCACACAGTTTAGTGAACGGTTACCCAGAATTCCGGATGCCATGGTAAAGGCAGAGTTTGAGGCAAAGTGTAGACTGAGTAGGTCGATCAACTCGGGTACTACTTCAGAGTTGACGGCCTCTGTCTACGCTGAGGAACCTCTATTCCAGGTCCTAACAAAGTCGCTGCTGCAGACTTTCCAGTGTGACCTGTATGACTTTGTGGTTGCTAGgtggaactgcaggaagcatgtctttgccaATGCTTCCATCAGACATGAGCCTAATAAGCTTATTAAGGCATCGATCTGAGGACCCAACCTTTTTCCTGATGACGTGGTTAACAGCGTCATCAGTGAGGCGGCtagggctaaccagaaccttcgtgtccgctgGGGCCTTCCCTCCAAAAGGAATTTTGAGACCTCCGGACCGCAAGCCAAGGGTAGGAAGAGGGCCAGGAAGTATCAGCCCTTCCAGACCTCTCAGACACAGACGGTGGTGCAAGCAGTTCCCGTCTCCCAGCTTGGTAAACCTTCGACCTCTAAGGTACGACTACAACAACAATTTGTACTGCTACAGAGTCAGCCAACTCAACAGTCCTCAAGTTTGGCTACTTTCGTGATGTCCCCGGCCTTCAACGCTTCATTTGAAGCGCAAGGGGCGTTTCAAGGCTATAACAGGCACGCAaggggtagcagagcaagaggaGCTTACCGGCACAGAGCTGGTTCCAGAGCTCTCTCCAGAGGCAGAggtttcagaggaggcagaggaagtaagacctcatccAGTCAATGAGCCTCTCCAGGTAGGCtggagactgtacctcttccgggaccattggaccttcagtacgtgggcccacagtatcgtatcaaaaggtctggggtggagatggatgaaagggcctcctccaccagtcagcttccaccaaattccaacgacagaccttctagactatgccaaagaccttcttcaaaagaaggcaataaagaaagtcagtcacctgaaatttcaaggacatttgttcagtgtaccaaagaaggactcggacaaacgaagagtgattctggacttgtcccgtctcaactcatacattcaatgcaacaagttccgcatgctaaccgtctTGCAGGTGCGGACATTACTTCCCCGtcgggtcgtcaccacctctatcgatcttacagatgcttactatcacgtcccaatagcaagaaacttctctccctaccaaggcttcaaactaggaaaacaggcttactcattcagagtcatgccattcgggctcaatataacgcccagaatattcaccaagctaggagagacagtagtgcaggaactaagagctcagggggtgatgctagtagcttacctagacgactggctcatttgggcaaccaacgacaaggaatgtcgcagggcaacagccaaagtaataaaatttctagagtatctggaattccagataaacaagaaaaagtcccgtctcattccggcgttttgctttcaatggttgggaattcaatgggacctaaccacacacaaactatctcttccgccgaacaagtgcagagagatagtgaaagctacgagacaattcctcaagaacagacgggcttctcgtcgtacccaagagagagtcttaggttcacttcagtttgcttcgatagcagatgttctgttgaaagccagactgaaggacatcaatcggatatggcggaaaagagccaacagcaggctcagagacaaaatctccttgattccgccgatactaaggaaaagactttGTCCATGGACGAGAgtcaagagtctttccaagtcagtgccactacaatttcccccgccgtctctagtagtccacacggacgcctctctgagcggatggggggctattctcagtacaagaaggttcaaggaacatggtcgacagcattccgccagttccataaCAACGtactagaagcaatggccattttcctgaccCTGAAATGACTAGCTCCAGCCAGGAATATTCATATCTGACTAGTCTTGGACATTGCAGTGATAGtttactgcataaacagaggaggctccaagttgagccacataaatcaggtgatgatagcaatcttttcattgacaatgaaacatcattggtacctgtcagccactcacctggcaggagtacgaaaTGTCATTGCGGACTCACTgtccagaacaactccgctggaatgGAAGTGGTCCTTGGACGCAAAGTCATTCAATGGGATTTGCCTAcaaggtagacctgttcgccacagagtccaaccacaaacttccgtgttatgtggcttccaatttggatcctctggctcacgccacagatgcaatgtccatagactggaacaattggcagaagatttacctatttccaccaataaacctcttgatgaaagttctacacaaactcagatctttcaaaggatAGATAGtactggtagcacccaactggctgaagagcaattggtttcctcttctactagagttgaaactccatcccagactgattcccaacccaaagctgactcaggtggtacaaactcggattgtgtcagcttcctcaagaattctgaatgccctaactttatggacttcatgaagtttgtggcacAAAAGGATGCTAATATTGACCTGCTAAACACTctgttcgtggagtcagacaaaagagaatcgacactccggcaatatgattcggcagtgaggaagttagccatctttctaaaagaatcagatgttcagacgatgactacgaatctgacaatttcattttttagaactctgttcgaaaaaggcctagctgctagtaccattactacaactaaATCTGGCTTGAGGAAGATGAAggtatttcagtttggctttaatattgatttaactgattcgtacttctcgtctatccctcgagcatgtgctcgtctgagaccagTAGACCGTCttcacacggtctcctggtttttaaatgacgtactcaggttggcttcagatactgataatgaatcatgctcatatataacccttctcaggaaaacattatttttaatgagtctggcctcaggtgccagaatatctgaactgtcggctctctctagagaaccaaatcttattgatttcctcccgtcaggagaagttctgctctctccagatcggaaattcttagcaaagaatgaagacccacagaacagatggtctccgtggaagattgtccctcttccacaggacctatcattatgtcctattattacattaaactcttatctgggcagaacttctaaatagtcttcaggtcctctttttattagagagaatggtggaaccatttccttgaaggccatcagacaacaaattctttattttattaaacaagccaatccagaTTTAGttcctcatgtccatgatatctgagcagtggctacctcagttaattattttcatcatatgaacttcgatgatcttgaaaaatatacgggttggaaatctccgacagtatttaaacgccactatctgaagtctctagaggcccttaaatatttggCTGTGGCAGCAGGGAACATTGTGTCCCCTGATACAGCCTAGTTATGTTATtgtaaatttgtatattattattatcattgtttgtgctattaattaccttttggtactccctctcacctacctgcctcgcttgtaatccctgccttttTGCCTTTTGTTCCGGACTTGATTgtatcaacccactcctgtacttgTGTATAGttcattaatttgtttgtttttatgttcattacctgttgtatttttcctggtgatggtatggatttggtcatattagaTGTTATTTATCAATTGTATTTTGCTATCCTTAACTTGGATtattaaaacataattataaggaatttttattttacctttcatataaagttttttgtttgcattctatttccaagcttgtatggccaattctctgttactatttcactggcgACACAGgttgagccagaaaagggattttgacaaagaaaaaatctattttctaggggaagacctgtgtcacccagtgaaacccatccctctcttttcatttccccaccctttagccggtactccctctcacctacctgcctcgcttgtaatccctgccttttTGCCTTTGTTCCGGACTTGATTGTATCAACCACTCCTGTGGACTTGTGTATAGttcattaatttgtttgtttttatgttcattacctgttgtatttttcctggtgatggtatggatttggtcatattagaTGTTATTTATCAATTGTATTTTGCTATCCTTAACTtggattattaaaacaataattataaggaatttttattttacctttcatataaagttttttgttttgcattctaTTTCCAAGCTTATAATGGCCCAATTCTCTGTTGACTATTTCACTGGGTcgacacaggttgagcccaggaaaagggattttggacaaagaaaaaatctaaatttctttttaggggaagacctgtgtcacccagtgaacccatccctctctttttcatttccccaccctttagctggcccaaacttgggtgcgtatttcaggaatgGCGTTCTTGGCAGAGGCAGTAGTACAGTGAGCCCTCGCTACTTCGCGGTTCGACCATCGCGGATTCACGACTTCGCGGACTTTTttcattacgtatgtatatattataaaagaaatatatcgcgGATTTTCCGGAAATTTCGAAAATAGCCGCGATATATGAAGACCCCAAATATTTCgttaattccattaataattagtaatatcTGCTCTTACTGATGGTTCATTGCATTGCATATGACATATAATTcagtacagaaagaaataaaacacgaaaagagAATGTGATCTTACGATAATTCAGTATACGTAGTAAAATTAAATCGAACATGAAACGCAAATCAGATGCAGTCTGACTTTGTCATATTTGAATGGTgtaaggctgctgatggctactaCTACAAATGTAATGGatgtgcatcttttccatgaatcttttgtatgtatacgtagtactgcatccaataatattgtttgtTGCAAAAATCACATCTCAAATAAGCGTACGTATCTTACAACAAAACAAGCGTAAAATAGCGTACGTAAAGCATCTATAGTACCTTGTACATATTTGAATTTGTAACTACTACATAGCATGTAAGACGGACTGTGATTGGTTCCAATGCTGATAGATGACGAATCAGCTCCCAAGTTTTGTAATCTAGCCTGTGATTGGTGTTTTGACCGCTTCTCCGATCCGCAGCAGCTGGCTTGTCTCCGACCAGTAGCATTCTCGCGGCCACTTTGTTTGCCGCTCTCTCGCCCGGTAGATGCTTCTACGTTACTATGTAACTTTAACCTGTGCTGTGCGTGACTGTTTGAAGTTGAACTTTTTGTTGAACTTTCTGTTTAACCCCTGCAATGGCTCCCAAGCGTTCTGCTTCTGCTAAGGCTGGTAGTAAGCCTAAACGCCACGAAAAATGATGACGATGCTGAGAAGGTGACACTTCTCGATATGTTGAAAGAAGGCAGAAGTTACGCGGCCGCAGCCCGCCATTTTGGAGTGAACGAATCCACCGTTCGCTACATTAAGAAGGACGAGGCGAAAATTAGAAAGACGGCTGCCATCACCTTTAGCAGGTCAGCGAAGCGTGTTGTTACTGCTCGTAATAAAACGATCGTCCGTATGGAAGATGCTTTAGCAATCTGGATTGCCGACTGCCGGAAGAAGAACATAGCCTTGGATACGAACACCATCCGAACCAAGGCTTTGAGTTTGTATGAGAATTTTGCGGCAAAGGAACCTCAAGACGACGATGGCGACCatgctgaagaagacgaagatgatgtATTAGATGAACCTCAAGCAGGGACATCCACTGATTCCCAGCCTCAGAAACAACGTTTTTCCGCCAGCAAAGGATGGTTCGCGAAGTTTCAGAAACGCTTCGGCCTGAAAAGCATTTCCCTGCATGGCGAGGCTGCTTCCGCTGACACTACCGCTGCTGAAACTTACACGAATGAGACATTTAAGAATATTATCACTGAAGGTGGATACAAGCCAGAACAATTGTTTAATATGGATGAGACCGGCTTGTTTTGGAAGAGAATACCGTCGCGAACTTTCCTGTTCAAAGAAGAAGCCAAAGCCTCTGGCTTTAAAGCATTCAAAGATCGTGTTACCCTCGTGATGTGTGGCAATGCTGCTGGATTTTTGCTAAGCCGGGGCTTATTTACAAATCGAAAAACCCTCgcactttgaaaaataaaaaataagaatctcCTTCCCGTGTACTGGATGCATAATCCAAAAGCATGGATTACGAAGATGCTGACCTCCAACTGGTTCCACCAGTGTTTTATCCCACAAGTCAGTAAATACCTCTTAGAGAAGGGCTTGCCATTTAAGATCCTTCTCCTTATGGATAACGCTGGTGGACACGCAACTGATCTGTCGCATGAAGGCATTCAGGTTGAGTTCTTGCCACCCAACACAACGTCATTAATTCAACCGATGGACCAGGGGGTTATCAGGGCGTTCAAGGCCCTCTACACGAAGAATACCTTGGCGGACCTCATTGCGTGTGTGGATGCTGCCCAAGATGATAAGGATGAAACATTCAATTTGAAGGCGTACTGGCGGCAGTACACAATAGCCACGTGCCTGCAGAACATCCAGAAGGCACTGAAAGAAATGAAACCTGCTACTGTTAATGCGAGCTGGAAGAAGTTGTGGCCCCAGATTGTTTTTGATAACAAGGGATTTACACCTGCTGAGATTCAACATTCTGCAGTACGGAAATCTGTGCAGTTGGCTGCGATAATTGGAGGTGACGGGTTTGGCGACAGGACGACTGAAGACGTCGACGAGTTGTTGGACTGCCATTCCCAGCCGCTAACTGACGCAGACCTCGAAGACTTGACGAAATCGGCCAGTGACGAAGACAGTGAAACACAGGAAGAGACCCAAGAAATTGTCGAAGAAACGGGCTTAACATTAGAACGGCTTGCCAAGCTCTGCAACCTTGCGAAGGAGTTGAAAGAATTGTCGCAAGAGTGGGACGAGGATATGGTTTGTTCTCTGCAATTCTGCAACAAAATCGATGAAGACATGACTCCCTACAGGATGCTCTTTGAGCGAAAAAAGAAGCAGCGGCAGCAACTTCCGATCACAATGTTCTTCCAGCCTCGCAAAAAAGAGCCAGTTCCTCCTGCTACTATGCCTTCGGAAGAAATTGAAGAAGTGTCCCAGGAAGAAGTTGAAGAGGTGTCCCAGGAAAAGACACCTCCGTCTGAAGAGACGTAAAATACTATCATTGGCTGCACAGTAGAAGACATCAtcagcttcatcatcatcatttctactGTGCAGCAAATTCATCGCCATCATCATTCAAGTTTTCCTTCAACTTCTTTCGTGGTGAGT
Protein-coding regions in this window:
- the LOC135206341 gene encoding tigger transposable element-derived protein 1-like, whose amino-acid sequence is MLTSNWFHQCFIPQVSKYLLEKGLPFKILLLMDNAGGHATDLSHEGIQVEFLPPNTTSLIQPMDQGVIRAFKALYTKNTLADLIACVDAAQDDKDETFNLKAYWRQYTIATCLQNIQKALKEMKPATVNASWKKLWPQIVFDNKGFTPAEIQHSAVRKSVQLAAIIGGDGFGDRTTEDVDELLDCHSQPLTDADLEDLTKSASDEDSETQEETQEIVEETGLTLERLAKLCNLAKELKELSQEWDEDMVCSLQFCNKIDEDMTPYRMLFERKKKQRQQLPITMFFQPRKKEPVPPATMPSEEIEEVSQEEVEEVSQEKTPPSEET